A stretch of the Uranotaenia lowii strain MFRU-FL chromosome 3, ASM2978415v1, whole genome shotgun sequence genome encodes the following:
- the LOC129758605 gene encoding probable ATP-dependent RNA helicase DDX10, translating to MANFRSNKKYPQHINGQSTKKKFEFKSRGKPKGNQFRFSVKEEEQEISRLRDQYFSITIDSSSKFSDFPLSKKTSRGLAKGQYKNPTAIQRESILPALQGKDILAAAKTGSGKTLAFLIPVFEKLYLERWTRMDGLGALIITPTRELALQIFETVAKIGKDHDFTTGLIIGGQNLKFEKSRLHQLNIIICTPGRLLQHMDQNPLFDCTNLKILVLDEADRCLDMGFESAMNAIIENLPKERQTLLFSATQTKSVKDLARLNLKNPLYIAPHEKEEYTTPNRLQQNYVVVELEDKLTMLWSFLKAHPKQKIMVFFATCKQVKYFYEIFRKLRPSILLLPLYGGMNQEKRNKIYAEFCSRSNVCLLATDVASRGLDFPKVNWVVQLDCPEDAAQYIHRAGRTARLNTSGECLLVLLPQEEDGVVKLLEKTKVPINKINVDQKQLFSPLVKIQSFLAQSPELKETAKRAFVAYIKSVALMKDKTIFDVSQLNLDGFAKSLGLLVTPRVRFLNKMSVKKKNVDVSLKVTVDDEEEEVSDSELFSVKKSGRAIAEDVQVENEKESVTSKKKITKIKLLKKSLVTNKKITFDESGDILNENDDEEVYDIEKARAKLREEDVADKERYKNLHKAKRIARKEKLKRKADDDDEVDDFGSDEEDSVDLSWLPDPDKVYVDQKEGNSEPEEKPVPKKVSSKKRKLAETIGDITLTEAEQLAMNLLK from the exons ATGGCTAATTTCAGAAGTAACAAAAAGTATCCCCAGCATATAAATGGTCAATCTACAAAGAAAAAGTTCGAGTTTAAATCTAGAGGCAAACCCAAAGGGAACCAATTTAGGTTTTCCGTTAAGGAAGAAGAGCAGGAAATAAGTCGGTTGCGGGACCAATACTTCTCGATAACAATCGACTCATCGAGTAAGTTCAGTGATTTTCCTCTTTCGAAAAAGACATCTCGAGGATTAGCAAAGGGTCAATACAAAAATCCTACTGCAATCCAGCGCGAATCAATTTTGCCGGCACTACAGGGTAAAGATATTCTGGCCGCGGCAAAAACAGGAAGTGGTAAAACGTTGGCGTTTCTTATTCCTGTATTCGAGAAGCTCTACCTTGAACGATGGACCAGAATGGATGGGCTAGGTGCTCTAATTATTACACCGACTCGTGAACTTGCACTGCAGATATTTGAAACCGTTGCTAAAATAGGGAAAGACCATGATTTTACTACGGGACTGATCATCGGTggtcaaaatttaaagttcgagAAATCCCGACTTCATCAACTCAACATCATAATTTGTACACCTGGACGACTGCTACAACATATGGACCAAAATCCGCTGTTTGATTGCACCAATCTCAAGATCCTCGTTTTGGACGAAGCTGATCGGTGCCTTGATATGGGGTTCGAATCTGCCATGAATgccataattgaaaatttaccgaAAGAAAGGCAGACCCTGCTGTTTTCAGCAACGCAGACTAAATCGGTCAAGGATCTGGCtagattgaatttaaaaaatccgcTATACATTGCGCCCCATGAGAAGGAGGAATACACAACGCCCAACCGGTTGCAACAAAACTACGTTGTTGTTGAGCTAGAAGATAAGTTGACTATGTTATGGTCGTTTCTAAAGGCTCACCCCAAGCAGAAGATAATGGTGTTTTTCGCAACATGCAAACAG gtgaaatatttctatgaaatttttcgaaaacttcgcCCCAGTATTCTATTGCTTCCACTCTACGGTGGGATGAACCAGGAGAAGCGAAATAAAATCTATGCCGAGTTCTGCTCTCGAAGTAATGTTTGTTTGCTGGCAACGGATGTAGCATCGCGTGGTCTAGACTTTCCTAAAGTGAACTGGGTCGTTCAGCTGGATTGTCCAGAGGATGCAGCCCAATATATTCACCGAGCTGGCCGAACAGCTCGATTAAACACTAGTGGCGAATGTTTGCTAGTGCTGTTGCCCCAGGAAGAAGACGGAGTTGTGAAGTTGCTCGAGAAAACCAAAGTACCCATCAATAAAATCAACGTTGACCAGAAGCAATTATTTTCACCGCTGGTGAAAATACAGTCTTTTTTAGCACAATCTCCGGAATTGAAGGAAACAGCTAAGCGAGCATTCGTTGCCTACATAAAGTCAGTGGCACTTATGAAGGACAAAACCATATTTGATGTCAGTCAGCTCAACTTAGATGGTTTTGCAAAATCGTTGGGATTGTTGGTTACACCTCGTgttagatttttgaataaaatgagcGTAAAAAAGAAGAATGTGGATGTCAGTCTAAAGGTGACAGTCGATGATGAGGAAGAAGAAGTCAGCGACAGCGAATTGTTCTCGGTTAAGAAGTCCGGAAGGGCTATTGCTGAAGATGTTCaggttgaaaatgaaaaagaatctgttacatctaaaaaaaaaattaccaagattaaacttttgaaaaaatcattggtAACGAACAAGAAAATCACATTTGATGAAAGTGGAgacattttgaacgaaaacgaTGACGAAGAAGTTTACGACATTGAAAAGGCGCGCGCAAAACTACGAGAAGAGGATGTGGCCGATAAAGAGCGTTACAAGAACCTTCATAAGGCTAAGAGAATAGCGAGGAAGGAAAAACTGAAACGCAAggcagatgatgatgatgaagtaGATGACTTTGGTAGCGATGAAGAGGACAGTGTGGACTTAAGCTGGTTGCCAGATCCAGACAAAGTTTACGTAGATCAGAAAGAAGGAAATTCTGAACCGGAGGAAAAACCTGTTCCTAAAAAGGTCTCATCGAAAAAGCGGAAACTTGCAGAGACTATTGGTGATATAACACTCACAGAGGCAGAACAGCTAGCAATGAACCTTCTAAAGTGA
- the LOC129758608 gene encoding oxygen-dependent coproporphyrinogen-III oxidase, with protein sequence MCVIRNTSCKYYNCNMVFRVFRTNIRILNWLADKRGKRILGAVGTVIAGGTIATYFQHNEAHMARNLQSSRFMAEPINAKRSMLGSNDMKVRMELLILKIQADFCHALENEENFGKKFIVDRWERKEGGGGITCVLQDGDVFEKAGVNISVVHGKLPPGAIQQMRSRGKKLADGELPFFAAGVSAVIHPRNPLVPTIHFNYRYFEVTDSEGNKQWWFGGGTDLTPYYLNEEDAIHFHRTLKEACDEHDETYYPKFKEWCDKYFFIPHRNESRGIGGIFFDDLDMPDQESAFNFVSSCAHSVVPSYLPLVRKHKNADYGDRERQWQLLRRGRYVEFNLIYDRGTKFGLYTPGARYESILMSLPLIARWEYMHQPNPESREGEIISVLKSPRDWLQLVKKQ encoded by the exons ATGTGTGTAATTAGAAATACTAGTTGTAAATATTATAATTGCAATATGGTCTTCCGAGTGTTTCGAACAAACATTCGAATCCTTAACTGGTTAGCAGACAAACGAGGAAAACGAATCCTAGG TGCCGTTGGAACCGTAATTGCAGGTGGAACAATAGCTACCTACTTCCAGCATAATGAGGCTCACATGGCTCGTAATTTGCAAAGTTCGAGATTCATGGCCGAacctatcaatgccaaaagatcCATGTTGGGGTCAAACGATATGAAAGTACGAATGGAACTGCTCATTCTGAAAATACAAGCTGATTTTTGTCACGCccttgaaaatgaggaaaactTCGGGAAAAAGTTTATAGTAGACCGATGGGAACGGAAAGAGGGTGGTGGAGGTATAACCTGTGTCCTCCAAGATGGGGATGTATTTGAAAAGGCCGGTGTCAACATTTCTGTTGTGCACGGCAAATTACCTCCAGGTGCAATCCAACAAATGCGTTCAAGGGGTAAAAAGCTGGCTGATGGAGAGTTGCCATTCTTTGCCGCTGGAGTCAGTGCGGTAATTCATCCGCGAAATCCATTGGTTCCGACCATCCATTTCAATTACCGCTACTTTGAGGTAACCGATTCCGAAGGAAACAAACAGTGGTGGTTTGGAGGAGGGACTGATTTGACCCCTTACTATCTCAATGAAGAAGATGCAATTCATTTCCATCGAACGCTCAAGGAAGCGTGTGACGAACACGATGAAACCTATTATCCCAAGTTTAAAGAATGGTGTGACAAATATTTCTTTATTCCCCATCGCAACGAGTCACGCGGGATTGGCGGTATCTTCTTTGACGATCTAGACATGCCCGATCAGGAAAGcgcatttaattttgtttccagCTGTGCGCATTCGGTCGTGCCGTCATATTTGCCCTTGGTTAGAAAGCATAAAAATGCCGACTATGGCGACCGTGAACGTCAATGGCAACTTCTAAGAAGAGGTCGTTACGTGGAATTCAATCTTATCTATGATCGAGGAACTAAATTCGGCCTGTATACTCCAGGAGCACGTTACGAAAGTATTTTGATGTCGTTGCCTCTCATTGCG CGCTGGGAGTACATGCACCAACCGAATCCGGAAAGTAGGGAAGGTGAAATTATCAGCGTTCTAAAAAGTCCAAGAGACTGGCTCCAGTTGGTTAAAAAACAATGA
- the LOC129758607 gene encoding zinc finger protein 425-like, whose protein sequence is MANNQTMRSCAVCLQSFSPEYKRPEKGHGVTIQQMWNIFKLPEDCTFTESLCVTCLRHLENAFHFYLRVVETLQSLKYRDQQHITIGLHKKRAGEFLAPNNVDSLTHVSFQHLDHTYEKRQQPRCAECFKYFKTLRGLHQHMTYRHSWEESNHVTCKLCQQTFQTEAHLKNHQKYHLDFLCQFCDRGWINEQKLIEHVRSEHSDRLFRCNHCSRKERLRKLLNRHLKTAHNVAGLELYCGHCSCETSFVDLIDLNEHIMQHHKDCEATDNPYEELLNDSFLIKDIGLPLEVDHDKLKHDEKQEDFLKHFSLRRIQLTESIYKGTCLDANKMILEEFLDEAFENDQIWTKYIEGGEEYLIDNCDFYLESANVNNSKRYKCTKCELGFEKQMNLTIHLSEVHDLPCLICNDCGASFNRTQQYRSHRSEHLKDNTRFRENLIPETEIALSIVQPETKTYMVHDTDQSLLFVCKSCKRSFVKKCNFEKHDCKHNSTVSCTSNDIQPVTQLVQDSLFCTLCDKKFTSISGLKYHLKRHANIKAFPCFYCSKKFTANCNLNAHVRNVHSTMKAHGCPECDQRFACKDHLTKHIRAKHRQERSFGCPECPKRYFQKSHLNDHIAASHSPYRTFVCDFCNVPYSCRGSLRRHLSKSHKSM, encoded by the exons ATGGCAAATAATCAGACTATGCGGAGCTGTGCCGTGTGTTTGCAATCATTTTCGCCGGAATATAAAAGGCCCGAAAAAGGACATGGCGTCACAATTCAGCAGATGtggaatattttcaaacttcccGAG GATTGCACATTCACAGAAAGCTTATGTGTAACGTGCCTTCgacatctggaaaatgctttcCATTTTTACCTACGTGTAGTTGAAACACTGCAATCATTAAAATATAGAGATCAACAACATATAACCATAGGGTTACACAAGAAAAGAGCAGGGGAATTCTTAGCCCCGAACAATGTCGATTCATTGACACATGTCAGTTTTCAACACCTAGATCATACCTACGAAAAACGACAGCAACCCCGTTGTGCGGAATGCTTCAAGTATTTCAAAACTCTCAGAGGGCTACATCAACATATGACTTACCGCCACTCTTGGGAAGAATCTAACCATGTTACATGTAAACTATGTCAACAAACATTCCAGACCGAAGCTCATTTGAAGAACCACCAGAAATATCATCTGGATTTTCTGTGCCAATTCTGTGATAGAGGTTGGATCAACGAACAGAAACTTATTGAACACGTCAGAAGCGAACATTCCGATCGATTATTTCGTTGTAATCACTGTTCAAGAAAAGAACGTTTAAGAAAACTGCTAAACAGACATTTAAAAACTGCGCACAATGTTGCTGGTTTGGAGCTATATTGTGGCCATTGCAGTTGCGAGACTTCGTTTGTTGATCTTATAGATCTTAACGAACACATAATGCAACATCATAAGGACTGTGAAGCAACTGATAACCCTTACGAAGAATTGTTGAACGATTCATTTTTGATAAAAGACATTGGGCTTCCTTTGGAGGTCGATCATGACAAGTTGAAGCATGACGAAAAGCAAgaagattttttgaaacattttagcTTGAGGAGAATTCAGCTGACAGAAAGTATCTACAAGGGAACTTGCCTTGATGCCAATAAAATGATTTTGGAAGAATTTCTTGATGAAGCCTTTGAAAACGATCAAATATGGACTAAGTATATTGAAGGTGGAGAGGAATATTTGATTGATAACTGCGATTTCTATCTGGAAAGTGCTAACGTGAATAATTCGAAACGATATAAATGCACCAAATGTGAACTCGGTTTCGAAAAACAGATGAATCTCACTATTCATCTATCAGAAGTTCATGATCTGCCATGTCTCATTTGCAACGATTGTGGAGCAAGTTTTAACAGAACGCAACAATATAGGTCTCATCGCAGCGAACATCTAAAAGATAATACCAGGTTTCGTGAGAATTTAATTCCGGAAACCGAGATAGCACTATCAATTGTTCAACCGGAAACCAAAACCTACATGGTCCACGACACAGATCAAAGTCTTTTATTTGTTTGCAAATCGTGCAAAAGATCTTTTGTAAAGAAATGCaacttcgaaaaacatgattgtAAGCATAACTCAACTGTTTCTTGTACCAGCAATGACATACAACCGGTTACTCAACTTGTCCAAGACAGCCTGTTTTGTACGTTATGCGATAAGAAATTCACTTCTATTTCCGGCTTGAAATACCACCTTAAAAGACATGCAAACATAAAAGCATTCCCCTGTTTTTACTGCAGCAAAAAGTTTACCGCAAATTGCAATCTAAATGCACATGTGCGGAATGTTCATAGCACAATGAAAGCCCACGGTTGTCCGGAGTGTGATCAACGGTTTGCATGTAAGGATCATCTTACGAAGCACATACGCGCTAAACATCGCCAGGAACGATCGTTCGGCTGCCCAGAATGTCCAAAgcgatattttcaaaagtcacaTCTAAACGATCACATTGCAGCAAGCCACAGTCCCTATAGAACTTTTGTTTGCGATTTCTGTAACGTTCCATACAGTTGTCGAGGATCGTTAAGGCGGCATCTCTCCAAAAGCCACAAATCGATGTAA